One Polyodon spathula isolate WHYD16114869_AA chromosome 58, ASM1765450v1, whole genome shotgun sequence genomic window carries:
- the LOC121307750 gene encoding paxillin-like: MEDLDALLADLESTTSHISKRPVFLQEETPYSFPTGNHTYQETSLPPPVPPPPSAEALNGSLLDPADQWQSTARFTPQQPQAVKSIASVSRESGSPPPSRPSEEDHVYSFPNKPKTTDPSQAAMSSFLGSNLSELDRLLLELNAVQHNPPSFATTEDTMPPLPSVSTTHYGVQENGGSAGKKAPPPAKEKPKRSGGRGIEDVRPSVESLLDELESSVPNPAPASVAVLQCDVGGEGQRDTPTQQQARISASSATRELDELMASLSDFKVQSNPSSSASLASEPFSEQDLASSDLILADASTPSPETPALFVTSSPAPRTPSPLGPLHIDEEGSGAVHHPAPLAGTSQRDPKPAASQQPRKGEQTGREPDSDVIIDVSSSMLSSRLECLVVLDKPDPPEQVKSEGRTEVRQETMASTLETARLQGQVTSELCAVSETSKEHEASLDEALDKLLAMEFEELEREDLHMEEQVQEICEEAIMATDRREVFPDTTGLQQVPVKEEEPRPTPLPNGNREEEKELCEADRLAQQQSPEPEENFELPTAQPPVVERISTSSQMKSLIKRTKETSNVHPMFREDPPRRKLGPVIFHKSNSQDKLIEELQGKLGISRQERWKSQQEDWLTEGVIVTSKPLRTRQNSGPGGQQTMFYPPLSRHPNPLAARPPLSPPTLDKFPQRLAPSPPPVPHQPAPYPGREDWFDFVDPFASPSPYPYGELQTLDPNIMAQGKGGGGSPPAGAPKAGNKLDSMLGSLQSDLNRLGVQTVAKGVCGACNKPIAGQVVTAMGRTWHPEHFVCTHCQEEIGSRNFFERDGQPYCERDYHNLFSPRCYYCNGPILDKVVTALDRTWHPEHFFCAQCGAFFGPEGNCR, from the exons ATGGAGGATCTCG ATGCTCTGTTAGCTGACCTCGAGTCCACGACCTCCCACATCTCGAAGAGGCCCGTGTTCCTGCAGGAGGAGACGCCCTACTCCTTCCCCACCGGCAACCACACCTACCAGGAGACCTCGCTGCCCCCGCCGGTGCCCCCACCCCCCTCCGCAGAGGCTCTGAACGGGAGCCTCCTCGACCCGGCGGACCAGTGGCAGAGCACAGCCAGGTTCACACCCCAGCAG ccccagGCTGTGAAAAGCATCGCCTCTGTTTCACGAGAGAGCGGCAGCCCTCCTCCCAGCCGCCCCAGTGAGGAGGACCACGTGTACAG TTTTCCCAACAAGCCAAAGACTACTGATCCCTCCCAGGCAGCCATGAGCTCGTTCCTGGGCAGCAACCTGTCGGAGCTGGACCGGCTCCTTCTGGAACTGAACGCTGTACAGCACAACCCGCCCTCCTTCGCCACCACAG AGGACACCATGCCCCCCCTGCCTTCGGTCAGCACCACCCACTACGGCGTGCAGGAGAACGGGGGCTCGGCCGGCAAGAAGGCGCCCCCTCCCGCCAAGGAGAAGCCGAAGCGCAGCGGAGGGCGTGGCATCGAGGACGTGCGCCCCAGTGTGGAGAGCCTGCTGGATGAACTGGAAAGCTCTGTCCCCAATCCAGC GCCTGCCTCTGTTGCGGTGCTGCAGTGTGATGTGGGGGGCGAGGGGCAGCGAGACACCCCCACCCAGCAGCAAGCCCGGATATCAGCCTCCTCCGCCACCCGGGAGCTGGATGAACTCATGGCCTCCCTGTCTGACTTCAAGGTGCAGAGCAAT CCTAGCTCCTCAGCCTCCTTGGCCTCTGAGCCTTTCTCAGAGCAGGATCTAGCCAGCTCAGATCTGATCCTTGCAGACGCTTCCACCCCCTCTCCTGAAACCCCAGCTTTATTCGTCACCTCCTCTCCCGCCCCACGGACACCCAGCCCCCTGGGGCCGCTCCACATCGATGAGGAGGGCAGCGGTGCGGTGCACCACCCTGCCCCACTTGCTGGCACCTCCCAACGAGACCCCAAACCTGCAGCTTCTCAGCAGCCAAGGAAAGGTGAGCAGACAGGCAGGGAGCCAGACTCTGACGTCATCATCGACGTCTCCTCCTCCATGCTGTCATCCAGACTGGAGTGTTTAGTGGTGCTGGACAAACCTGATCCGCCAGAACAGGTGAAGAGCGAGGGCAGAACAGAGGTGAGGCAGGAAACCATGGCCAGTACCTTGGAGACGGCTCGGCTGCAGGGGCAGGTCACCTCTGAGCTCTGTGCCGTGTCAGAAACGTCAAAAGAACACGAGGCATCCCTCGATGAAGCCCTGGATAAGCTGCTAGCAATGGAGTTTGAGGAGCTGGAGAGAGAGGACCTCCACATGGAGGAACAGGTGCAGGAGATCTGCGAGGAAGCCATCATGGCCACGGACAGGAGAGAGGTGTTCCCAGACACCACGGGACTCCAGCAGGTTCCCGTGAAGGAAGAGGAACCCAGACCAACCCCGCTGCCCAATGGGAAcagggaggaggagaaagagcTCTGTGAAGCTGACCGACTCGCACAGCAGCAGAGCCCAGAACCGGAGGAAAACTTTGAGCTGCCCACGGCTCAGCCTCCGGTGGTGGAGAGGATCTCCACATCCAGCCAG ATGAAGTCGTTAATCAAGCGGACGAAGGAGACATCGAACGTGCACCCCATGTTCCGCGAGGACCCACCGCGACGCAAGCTGGGCCCCGTGATCTTCCATAAGAGCAACTCCCAGGACAAGCTGATCGAGGAGCTGCAGGGCAAGCTGGGCATCAGCAGGCAGGAGCGCTGGAAGAGCCAGCAGGAAGACTGGCTGACGGAGGGGGTGATCGTCACGTCCAAGCCTCTGCGCACACGCCAGAACAGCGGCCCCGGGGGCCAGCAG ACTATGTTCTACCCTCCTCTATCCCGACACCCCAATCCTCTCGCTGCTCGCCCCCCACTCAGCCCGCCCACGCTCGACAAG TTTCCCCAGCGGCTggctccctctcctcctcctgttCCACACCAGCCGGCTCCATATCCCGGGAGGGAAGACTGGTTTGACTTTGTAGATCCCTTTGCCTCTCCTTCCCCCTATCCATATGGAGAGCTTCAGACACTTGATCCAAAC ATCATGGCCCAGGGGAAGGGTGGTGGGGGTTCCCCCCCAGCCGGAGCCCCCAAAGCTGGGAACAAGCTGGACAGCATGCTGGGCAGCCTGCAGTCTGACCTGAACCGGCTCGGGGTTCAGACCGTAGCCAAGGGGGTGTGTGGAGCCTGCAATAAACCCATCGCAGGACAG GTGGTCACGGCGATGGGCAGGACTTGGCACCCAGAGCACTTCGTGTGCACCCACTGCCAAGAGGAGATTGGCTCCCGCAACTTCTTTGAGAGGGACGGGCAGCCTTACTGCGAAAGGGACTATCACAACCTCTTCTCCCCGCGATGCTACTACTGCAATGGCCCCATCCTGGAC AAAGTTGTGACTGCGCTGGATAGGACCTGGCACCCGGAGCACTTCTTCTGTGCCCAGTGCGGCGCTTTCTTTGGTCCTGAAGGTAACTGCAGATAG
- the LOC121307758 gene encoding cytoplasmic tRNA 2-thiolation protein 1 codes for MPVVCSSCEKKNAVLKRPKTGLSLCKDCFFWAFEEEVHQTISSAKLFTAGETVGIGASGGKDSTVLAHVMKVLNERYCYGLHLMLLSVDEGITGYRDDSLETVKRNQQQYDLPLKIVSYQELYGWTMDAIVKQVGLKNNCTFCGVFRRQALDRGAMVLKVDKICTGHNADDVAETVMMNFLRGDIARLRRCTAITTGSEGAIPRCKPLKYAYEKEIVLYAYFKKLDYFSTECVYSPNAYRGHARAFLKDLESIRPSSIVDIIHSGENLSVKEDVKMPVQGTCVRCGYISSQKLCKACVLLEGLNRGLPKLGIGKHHKLHHKLLAQEPLTEKEEKKLKAVDF; via the exons ATGCCAGTTGTGTGCAGCAGCTGTGAGAAAAAAAACGCCGTCCTGAAGCGGCCCAAGACCGGGCTGTCTCTGTGCAAGGACTGTTTCTTCTGGGCTTTCGAGGAAGAGGTGCACCAGACGATCTCATCAGCCAAGCTGTTTACCGCGGGCGAGACCGTCGGGATAGGGGCGTCGGGCGGCAAGGACTCCACGGTGCTGGCGCACGTCATGAAGGTCCTCAATGAGCGCTACTGCTACGGCTTGCACTTGATGTTGCTCTCCGTGGACGAAGGCATCACCGGCTACCGGGACGACTCGCTGGAGACGGTGAAGCGGAACCAGCAGCAGTACGACCTGCCGCTGAAGATCGTCTCCTACCAGGAGCTGTACGGCTGGACCATGGACGCCATCGTCAAGCAGGTGGGCTTGAAGAACAACTGCACCTTCTGCGGGGTCTTCAGGAGGCAGGCGCTGGACAGGGGAGCCATGGTGCTCAAAGTGGACAAGATTTGCACAG GTCACAACGCTGACGACGTGGCCGAGACGGTGATGATGAACTTCCTCCGGGGCGACATCGCGAGGCTGCGCCGCTGCACTGCCATCACCACGGGGAGCGAGGGGGCCATCCCCCGCTGCAAGCCGCTCAAGTACGCCTACGAGAAGGAGATCGTCCTGTACGCCTACTTCAAGAAGCTTGACTACTTCTCCACTGAGTGTGTCTACTCGCCCAACGCCTACCGGGGCCACGCCCGGGCCTTCCTCAAGGACCTGGAGTCCATCCGGCCGAGCTCCATCGTGGACATCATCCACTCGGGGGAGAACCTGTCCGTGAAGGAGGACGTGAAGATGCCAGTCCAGGGCACCTGCGTGCGCTGCGGCTACATCTCCAGCCAGAAGCTGTGCAAGGCCTGCGTGCTGCTGGAGGGGCTGAACCGGGGGCTGCCCAAGCTGGGCATCGGGAAGCACCACAAGCTCCACCACAAGCTCCTGGCCCAGGAGCCCTTgacagagaaggaggagaagaaaCTCAAGGCGGTCGATTTCTGA